The following proteins are encoded in a genomic region of Nitratireductor sp. GISD-1A_MAKvit:
- the hppD gene encoding 4-hydroxyphenylpyruvate dioxygenase translates to MGPFPHDAPPPKISEENPAGTDGFEFVEFAHSEPEKLADLFTKMGYTEVARHKTKKASVWRQGDINYIVNAEPGSHAMRFVEDHGPCAPSMAWRVVDAKHAFDHAVSRGAEPYEGADKTLDVPAIVGIGGSLIYFIDTYGDKGSAYDAEFEWLGEKNPRPEGVGFYYLDHLTHNVYRGNMDKWWDFYRELFGFSQIHYFDIDGRITGLVSRAITSPCGKIRIPLNESKDDTSQIVEYLKKYKGEGIQHIAVGTDGIYDATDRLADNGLKFMPGPPEVYYEKSFDRVKGHDEPIDRMKKHGILIDGEGVVNGGMTKILLQIFSKTVIGPIFFEFIQRKGDEGFGEGNFRALFESIEEDQIRRGVIKVDAAE, encoded by the coding sequence ATGGGTCCGTTCCCGCACGACGCACCGCCACCGAAGATCAGCGAAGAAAATCCCGCCGGTACCGACGGTTTCGAATTCGTTGAATTCGCCCATTCGGAACCGGAGAAACTCGCCGACCTGTTCACGAAAATGGGCTACACGGAGGTCGCCCGCCACAAGACGAAGAAGGCCTCCGTCTGGCGACAGGGCGACATCAACTATATCGTCAATGCGGAACCCGGCAGCCACGCCATGCGCTTTGTCGAAGACCACGGCCCCTGCGCGCCGTCCATGGCTTGGCGTGTGGTCGATGCAAAGCATGCCTTCGATCATGCCGTATCCAGGGGCGCGGAGCCTTACGAGGGCGCCGACAAGACGCTCGACGTGCCGGCCATCGTCGGCATTGGCGGCTCGTTGATCTATTTCATCGACACCTATGGCGACAAGGGCTCTGCCTACGACGCAGAATTCGAATGGCTTGGCGAAAAGAACCCGCGTCCCGAGGGGGTCGGCTTCTATTACCTCGATCACCTCACCCACAATGTCTATCGCGGCAACATGGACAAGTGGTGGGATTTCTACCGCGAGCTCTTCGGCTTTTCGCAGATCCACTATTTCGACATCGATGGCCGCATCACCGGCCTTGTCTCCCGCGCGATCACGAGCCCCTGCGGCAAGATCCGCATTCCGCTCAACGAATCCAAGGACGACACCAGCCAGATCGTCGAGTATCTCAAGAAGTACAAAGGCGAAGGCATCCAGCACATCGCGGTGGGCACCGATGGCATCTACGACGCCACCGACCGGCTTGCCGACAACGGGCTCAAATTCATGCCCGGCCCGCCGGAAGTCTATTACGAGAAGAGCTTTGATCGCGTTAAGGGCCACGACGAGCCCATCGACCGCATGAAAAAGCACGGCATCCTGATCGATGGCGAAGGCGTCGTGAATGGCGGCATGACCAAGATCCTGTTGCAGATCTTCTCAAAAACCGTCATCGGCCCGATTTTCTTCGAGTTCATCCAACGCAAGGGCGACGAAGGCTTTGGCGAAGGCAATTTCCGCGCCCTGTTCGAAAGCATCGAGGAAGACCAGATCCGCCGCGGCGTCATCAAGGTGGATGCCGCCGAGTAG
- a CDS encoding TRAP transporter substrate-binding protein, whose translation MKPFSVRKLALAAAVAATGLIGASASSLAQEVTLRLHQFLPPQANVPKLVLDPWADKVEQESGGRIKIERYPAMQLGGTPPQLYDQARDGIVDIVWTLPGSNPGRFPSTEVFELPFMMTNAEATSRAYWDLFEKHMKDTEFKDTHVLGVWVHGPGMLHSKEPIETLDDLKGMKVRAPTRIINSLLGQLGATPVGMPVPQITEALSKGVIDGCVIPWEVTPALKVPELVSNHTEFGGDHALYTTTFVLAMNKAKYDSLPDDLKKVIDDNSGQEFAAFAGKTQAGADVPSRKIAVDRGNNIIEISAEDTETWKEAAAPVYEQWVAEMKEKGIDGQMLIDEARALIDKYTSQ comes from the coding sequence ATGAAACCATTTTCCGTCAGAAAACTGGCCCTGGCGGCTGCCGTTGCGGCAACCGGGCTCATCGGGGCCTCGGCTTCGTCATTGGCGCAGGAGGTGACGCTCAGGCTGCACCAGTTCCTGCCGCCGCAGGCCAATGTGCCAAAGCTGGTGCTCGACCCCTGGGCCGACAAGGTGGAGCAGGAATCGGGCGGGCGCATCAAGATCGAGCGCTATCCCGCCATGCAGCTTGGCGGCACGCCGCCGCAGCTCTACGATCAGGCGCGTGACGGCATCGTGGATATCGTGTGGACCCTGCCGGGCTCCAATCCGGGCCGCTTCCCCTCGACTGAAGTGTTTGAACTCCCCTTCATGATGACCAATGCCGAGGCGACCTCGCGCGCCTATTGGGACCTGTTCGAAAAGCACATGAAGGACACCGAGTTCAAGGACACCCATGTGCTGGGTGTCTGGGTTCACGGCCCCGGCATGCTTCACTCCAAGGAGCCGATCGAGACGCTTGACGATCTGAAGGGCATGAAGGTTCGTGCGCCCACGCGCATCATCAACTCGCTGCTCGGCCAGCTTGGCGCGACCCCGGTGGGCATGCCGGTGCCACAGATCACCGAGGCGCTTTCCAAGGGCGTGATCGATGGCTGCGTTATCCCGTGGGAAGTCACGCCGGCGCTGAAAGTGCCGGAGCTGGTGTCGAACCATACGGAGTTTGGCGGCGACCACGCGCTTTATACGACCACCTTTGTGCTGGCGATGAACAAGGCGAAGTATGACAGCCTTCCCGATGATCTGAAAAAGGTGATCGACGACAATTCCGGTCAGGAATTTGCGGCGTTCGCCGGAAAGACGCAGGCAGGTGCGGATGTTCCCAGCCGGAAGATCGCCGTTGATCGTGGCAACAACATCATCGAGATCAGCGCCGAAGACACCGAGACCTGGAAAGAGGCGGCGGCCCCCGTCTACGAACAGTGGGTGGCCGAGATGAAGGAAAAGGGGATCGACGGTCAGATGCTGATCGACGAGGCCCGTGCCCTGATCGACAAATACACCAGTCAGTGA
- a CDS encoding MBL fold metallo-hydrolase — translation MAKQFASAGDLTEKTISFDEIGRDLWAFTAEGDPNSGIIIGDESVMVIEAQATPRLAEKVIEKVRSVTDKPISHLVLTHYHAVRVLGASAYRAPTIIMSDKARSMVVERGQEDWDSEFVRFPRLFQGHESIPGLTWPTTTFSSSMTVYLGKRRVDLMFLGRAHTAGDIVAFVPDANVMFTGDIVEHHSACYCGDGHFHDWPTTLEEIRAFDLDAIAPGRGGALVGQAMVNEALDLTSDFVMSTYQPVARVAQGGGTLKEAWDACRAACDPKFSDYAIYEHCLPFNVARAYDEALGIDTPRIWTAERDRQMWEALQG, via the coding sequence ATGGCCAAGCAGTTCGCATCCGCAGGAGACCTGACAGAAAAGACGATTTCGTTTGATGAGATCGGGCGGGATCTCTGGGCTTTCACGGCTGAGGGGGATCCCAATTCGGGCATCATCATCGGCGACGAGTCGGTGATGGTGATCGAGGCGCAGGCAACACCTCGCCTTGCCGAGAAGGTGATTGAGAAGGTTCGTTCCGTCACCGACAAGCCGATCAGCCATCTGGTGCTGACGCATTATCATGCCGTGCGTGTGCTGGGGGCTTCTGCCTACAGGGCGCCGACCATCATCATGAGCGACAAGGCGCGCTCCATGGTGGTGGAACGGGGCCAGGAAGACTGGGATTCGGAATTCGTGCGCTTCCCGCGCCTCTTTCAGGGGCATGAATCGATCCCCGGCCTGACCTGGCCGACGACGACGTTTTCCAGTTCCATGACGGTCTATCTCGGCAAGCGTCGGGTGGATTTGATGTTCCTCGGACGTGCGCACACGGCGGGCGACATCGTGGCTTTCGTGCCGGATGCCAATGTGATGTTCACCGGCGACATCGTGGAGCACCATTCCGCCTGCTATTGCGGCGACGGTCATTTCCACGACTGGCCGACGACGCTGGAGGAAATCCGCGCCTTCGATCTCGATGCCATCGCACCGGGACGCGGCGGTGCGCTGGTGGGGCAGGCCATGGTCAACGAGGCGCTCGACCTGACCAGTGATTTCGTCATGTCCACCTATCAGCCGGTGGCGCGCGTGGCGCAGGGCGGCGGCACGCTGAAGGAGGCATGGGACGCCTGCCGCGCGGCGTGCGACCCGAAATTTTCCGACTATGCGATCTATGAGCACTGCCTGCCCTTCAACGTGGCGCGGGCCTATGACGAGGCGCTGGGCATCGACACGCCGCGCATCTGGACGGCGGAGCGCGACCGGCAGATGTGGGAGGCGTTGCAGGGCTGA
- a CDS encoding TRAP transporter large permease: MTNLEIGLWSFPLLLLLIFLRLPIGLAMLLCGLGGSWIVFGNVTPVLAKLKNETYSTFSGYSLSIVPLFLLMGQFATLGGMSRALFKAAETWMGHKRGGVAMAAVGACAGFGAICGSSLATAATMSQVALPELRRYGYSGALATGTLAAGGTLGILIPPSVILVIYAILTEQNIAKLFVAAFVPGVLAAFGYMLAISIYVRLWPDSAGTRERAPYSERMRALLDVWPVLVVFLAVVGGIYLGVFTPTEGAAVGAAGTGLIALVNGGLTRETFVESILATATATAMIFFIVLGAGFYNSFLALAQVPQQMAAFVSEQGYSPWMVLTLILLLYLVFGCVMDSLSMILLTIPIFFPIVTVLDFGLGPEEFAIWFGILVLIVVEVGLITPPVGMNLFVLNSMAKDTPISATYRGVMPFVISDIVRVALLTLFPAISLFLMRWLY; the protein is encoded by the coding sequence TTGACCAATCTTGAAATCGGCCTCTGGTCCTTTCCGCTTCTCCTGCTTCTTATCTTTCTGCGCCTGCCCATCGGTCTGGCGATGCTCCTGTGCGGGCTGGGCGGAAGCTGGATCGTCTTCGGCAATGTCACGCCTGTGCTCGCCAAGCTGAAGAACGAAACCTATTCGACCTTTTCCGGCTACTCGCTCTCCATCGTTCCGCTGTTTCTGCTGATGGGGCAGTTTGCAACGCTGGGCGGCATGTCGCGGGCGCTGTTCAAGGCGGCTGAAACCTGGATGGGGCACAAGCGCGGCGGTGTTGCCATGGCGGCAGTGGGTGCGTGTGCGGGCTTTGGTGCGATCTGCGGTTCGTCGCTGGCGACGGCAGCCACCATGAGCCAGGTGGCGCTGCCGGAACTGCGCCGCTACGGCTACTCCGGCGCGCTGGCCACGGGAACGCTGGCGGCAGGCGGCACGCTCGGCATTCTCATTCCGCCATCGGTGATCCTTGTCATCTATGCGATCCTGACCGAGCAGAACATTGCCAAGCTTTTCGTCGCCGCTTTCGTGCCGGGCGTTCTGGCGGCCTTCGGCTATATGCTGGCGATCTCGATCTATGTGCGGCTGTGGCCGGACTCGGCCGGAACGCGCGAGCGCGCACCCTATTCGGAGCGGATGCGGGCGCTGCTCGATGTCTGGCCGGTGCTGGTGGTGTTTCTGGCGGTTGTCGGCGGCATTTATCTTGGCGTTTTCACACCGACGGAAGGCGCTGCCGTGGGGGCCGCCGGCACCGGGCTGATCGCGCTCGTCAATGGCGGGCTGACCCGCGAGACGTTTGTGGAATCGATCCTCGCCACGGCAACCGCCACGGCGATGATCTTTTTCATCGTGCTGGGGGCAGGCTTCTACAACTCGTTTCTGGCGCTGGCGCAGGTGCCGCAGCAGATGGCGGCATTCGTGAGCGAGCAGGGTTACAGCCCGTGGATGGTGCTGACGCTGATCCTGCTGCTTTATCTCGTGTTTGGCTGCGTTATGGATTCGCTGTCGATGATCCTGCTCACCATCCCGATCTTCTTCCCCATCGTGACGGTTCTCGATTTCGGGCTGGGGCCGGAAGAGTTTGCCATCTGGTTCGGCATTCTCGTTCTGATCGTGGTGGAGGTTGGGCTGATCACGCCGCCGGTGGGCATGAACCTTTTCGTGCTCAATTCAATGGCGAAGGACACGCCGATCTCGGCCACCTATCGTGGTGTGATGCCCTTCGTGATCAGCGACATTGTGCGCGTGGCGCTCCTGACGCTCTTCCCGGCGATCTCGCTGTTCCTGATGCGCTGGCTTTACTGA
- a CDS encoding TRAP transporter small permease, whose product MRLSIIVVWLARVMAILGGIVLAAVIIMTVASITGRALVFLGLGPVPGDFELVQAGVGFAVFAFLPWCQLNRGHATVDIFTTFLPASVNHVIDLVTEIIMTLVLVLIARQLYYGMLDKLSYSETTFILQFPLWWPYAACFVAAVIAVIISFYMILVRYRELKVGTPMPRPGEGSVH is encoded by the coding sequence ATGAGATTATCGATCATCGTTGTCTGGCTGGCCAGGGTGATGGCCATTCTGGGCGGCATCGTTCTGGCGGCGGTCATCATCATGACCGTTGCGAGCATCACCGGCCGCGCGCTGGTGTTTCTCGGTCTCGGCCCGGTTCCCGGTGACTTCGAACTCGTGCAGGCCGGGGTCGGCTTTGCGGTGTTCGCATTTCTGCCCTGGTGTCAGCTCAATCGCGGCCATGCCACGGTGGACATCTTCACCACATTTCTGCCCGCCAGCGTGAACCACGTGATCGATCTGGTGACCGAGATCATCATGACGCTGGTGCTGGTTCTGATCGCGCGCCAGCTCTATTACGGCATGCTCGACAAGCTGAGCTACAGCGAGACCACCTTCATTCTCCAGTTTCCGCTGTGGTGGCCCTATGCGGCCTGTTTTGTGGCAGCGGTCATTGCGGTGATCATATCGTTCTACATGATCCTCGTGCGCTATCGCGAACTCAAGGTGGGCACGCCCATGCCCAGGCCGGGAGAGGGGAGCGTCCATTGA
- a CDS encoding FAD-dependent oxidoreductase, with translation MPRYAYNPFPYVKSPELARGHVGQYPVVIVGAGPVGLAAAIDLAQRGVSVVVLDDNDVVSLGSRAICWSKRTLEIFDRLGVGERMVEKGVTWQVGRLFHRDREVWNFDLLPEEGHKMPAFINLQQYYVEQYLVERADELSDRIDLRWKNRVVGLEQTGGDVRLEVQTPDGAYELDAAWVIACDGARSPVRSMMGLDFAGQVFEERFLIADVEMKADFPTERWFWFEPPFHNGQSALLHKQPDDIYRIDLQLGPDADPDEEKKPENVIPRIEKVIGHSNFELDWVSVYTFQCRRLARFVHDRVIFAGDSAHIVSPFGARGGNGGIQDIDNLGWKLALVVAGEAPASLIQTYDEERILGADENILHSARSTSFMTPKSAMERMFRDSVLALSAKHDFARRLVNSGRLSKPCSLAGCRLQTAWEGEGPLAPGEALPDAPVRAGGKLSWLLGEAGSGFVLLAVDCDPPLGLPAGLHVVQVSKPGGRVVDGVANVEDCEGAVAARYGAGRLYLVRPDQHVAAIFETPDAHEIAAAMTRAMGRE, from the coding sequence ATGCCGCGTTACGCGTACAACCCCTTTCCATATGTGAAATCTCCGGAACTTGCCCGCGGACATGTGGGGCAATATCCGGTGGTGATTGTCGGCGCGGGGCCGGTGGGGCTGGCGGCGGCGATCGACCTTGCTCAGCGCGGTGTCTCCGTCGTCGTGCTCGACGACAACGATGTCGTGTCGCTTGGCAGCCGCGCCATCTGCTGGTCGAAGCGCACGCTGGAGATTTTCGACCGGCTGGGTGTGGGCGAGCGCATGGTGGAGAAGGGCGTGACCTGGCAGGTCGGGCGGCTTTTTCACCGCGACCGCGAAGTGTGGAACTTCGACCTTCTGCCGGAGGAAGGGCACAAGATGCCCGCCTTCATCAATCTGCAGCAGTATTATGTCGAGCAATATCTGGTGGAGCGGGCGGACGAGCTTTCCGATCGGATCGACCTGCGCTGGAAGAACCGGGTTGTCGGGCTTGAGCAGACGGGCGGCGATGTGCGGCTTGAGGTGCAGACGCCGGACGGCGCGTATGAACTGGATGCAGCATGGGTGATTGCCTGCGATGGTGCGCGCTCGCCCGTGCGCTCCATGATGGGGCTCGATTTCGCGGGCCAGGTGTTTGAAGAGCGCTTTCTGATCGCCGATGTGGAGATGAAAGCGGACTTTCCCACCGAGCGCTGGTTCTGGTTCGAGCCGCCCTTTCACAACGGGCAATCCGCACTTCTGCACAAGCAGCCCGACGATATCTATCGCATCGATCTGCAGCTTGGCCCGGATGCCGATCCGGATGAGGAGAAAAAGCCCGAAAACGTCATTCCGCGCATCGAAAAGGTGATCGGCCATTCGAATTTCGAACTCGACTGGGTCTCGGTCTACACCTTCCAGTGCCGCAGGCTCGCGCGCTTCGTGCATGACCGGGTGATCTTTGCCGGCGACAGCGCGCATATCGTTTCGCCCTTTGGCGCGCGCGGCGGCAATGGCGGCATTCAGGACATCGACAATCTCGGCTGGAAGCTGGCGCTCGTGGTTGCGGGCGAGGCACCGGCTTCGCTGATCCAGACCTATGACGAGGAGCGCATTCTGGGGGCGGATGAGAACATTCTCCACTCGGCGCGCTCGACCTCCTTCATGACGCCCAAGAGTGCGATGGAGCGCATGTTCCGCGACAGTGTTCTCGCGCTTTCAGCGAAGCATGATTTTGCCCGGCGGCTGGTGAATTCGGGCAGACTTTCAAAGCCGTGTTCGCTGGCAGGCTGCAGGCTTCAGACCGCATGGGAGGGCGAGGGGCCGCTTGCGCCGGGTGAGGCACTGCCGGATGCGCCGGTGCGGGCCGGAGGCAAATTGTCGTGGCTGCTTGGCGAAGCGGGGAGTGGCTTCGTGTTGCTGGCTGTCGATTGCGACCCGCCCCTGGGGCTGCCGGCGGGGCTGCATGTGGTGCAGGTGTCGAAGCCCGGCGGGAGGGTGGTGGACGGTGTTGCGAATGTCGAGGACTGCGAGGGCGCGGTGGCTGCACGCTATGGCGCGGGGCGGCTTTATCTGGTGCGGCCCGACCAGCATGTGGCGGCGATTTTCGAGACGCCCGACGCGCATGAGATCGCGGCGGCCATGACCCGTGCGATGGGGAGGGAGTGA
- a CDS encoding DUF2783 domain-containing protein, protein MDKREIGRDRLGSAGDDFYAALMEAHEGLSLEESARLNARLVLLLANQVGDLEVLRAALQAAREA, encoded by the coding sequence ATGGACAAGCGGGAGATCGGCCGGGACCGGCTGGGTTCGGCAGGCGATGATTTCTATGCGGCGCTGATGGAGGCGCATGAAGGGCTGAGCCTTGAGGAAAGCGCCCGCCTAAACGCGCGGCTGGTGCTGCTGCTGGCAAATCAGGTGGGGGATCTTGAGGTGCTGAGGGCGGCGCTTCAGGCGGCGCGGGAGGCATAG
- a CDS encoding Lrp/AsnC family transcriptional regulator — MADVRIDGYDRKILSLLQVDARLTNNDLSERVNLSPSQCSRRRQRLEEEGYIRGYAAMLDRDRLGFPLVNIITVTLATHNPDNARRFGELLARLPEVQEAHALTGEMDYILKVVTPDLKSLSDFVNGVLLPHDSVQHVKSAIVLETLKETGALPL; from the coding sequence ATGGCAGATGTGCGCATTGATGGATATGACCGCAAGATATTATCGCTTCTGCAGGTCGATGCACGGCTCACCAACAACGATCTTTCGGAACGGGTGAACCTGTCGCCCTCGCAATGTTCCCGCCGCCGGCAACGGCTTGAGGAAGAGGGCTATATCCGTGGCTACGCGGCCATGCTCGACCGGGACAGGCTGGGCTTCCCGCTCGTCAACATCATCACGGTAACGCTCGCCACCCACAACCCCGATAATGCGCGCCGTTTCGGCGAACTGCTCGCCCGCCTGCCCGAAGTGCAGGAGGCGCACGCGCTGACGGGCGAAATGGACTACATCCTGAAAGTGGTGACACCCGACCTGAAATCGCTGTCGGATTTCGTCAATGGCGTGCTCCTGCCGCATGATTCGGTGCAGCATGTGAAAAGTGCCATCGTGCTCGAAACGCTCAAGGAAACGGGCGCGCTGCCGCTTTGA